One part of the Aurantibacillus circumpalustris genome encodes these proteins:
- a CDS encoding RNA polymerase sigma factor yields MTIKEIYDKHSKQVFNLALHYAQNTEDAEEITQDVFVAIHQSLHVFQEKSQLGTWIYRITVNKSLDFIKARNRKKRFAFITSLFTTDSEKELHNRPNFDHPGMLLEQKESLKILFNHINDLPVNQKTALILSKIEQQSQKEIAQIMNISPKAAESLIQRAKKNLSKKINRREGN; encoded by the coding sequence TTGACAATAAAAGAAATATACGACAAACACAGTAAACAAGTATTCAACCTTGCGCTTCATTATGCTCAAAACACTGAGGATGCAGAAGAAATAACGCAAGATGTTTTTGTGGCCATTCATCAATCACTACATGTTTTTCAAGAAAAATCACAGCTTGGCACCTGGATTTACCGCATCACCGTTAACAAATCACTCGATTTTATTAAAGCCAGAAATCGAAAAAAACGTTTTGCTTTTATTACTTCTCTTTTTACAACTGATTCAGAGAAAGAACTTCATAACAGACCAAATTTTGATCACCCAGGCATGCTTTTAGAGCAGAAGGAATCGCTTAAGATTTTATTCAATCATATAAACGATTTACCGGTAAATCAAAAAACGGCTCTAATCTTGAGTAAAATAGAACAGCAAAGTCAAAAAGAAATTGCTCAAATTATGAATATCAGTCCAAAGGCTGCTGAATCTCTTATTCAGAGGGCAAAAAAAAATTTATCAAAAAAAATAAATCGCCGCGAGGGAAATTAA
- a CDS encoding MbnP family protein has translation MKKLISFLLLLSFASKGQNTSPITLSFKQSIKSNKSILLDSLYTISDGTSLKIETLKFYISKIQLLDKNRIVFTEENSFYLIDISDINSLKIAFNIPTNIKYTQLKFNLGIDSLTNVSGVYGGDLDPTKGMYWTWQSGYINFKLEGTCSVCPGAKKEFQFHVGGYQAPFNTLRELTLETNQKNNIEILLDLKQFLEKISLSKQNHIMSPNRQAVDLSIIIANAFRINKP, from the coding sequence ATGAAAAAACTAATTTCTTTTCTTCTTCTATTATCATTTGCAAGCAAGGGACAAAACACTTCTCCCATCACGCTTTCATTTAAGCAAAGTATAAAGAGTAACAAGTCTATTTTACTCGATTCACTTTACACAATTTCTGATGGTACATCCCTAAAAATAGAAACCCTAAAATTTTACATTTCAAAAATTCAACTTTTAGATAAAAACAGAATCGTCTTTACAGAAGAAAACAGCTTTTATTTAATTGACATTTCTGATATTAACTCATTAAAAATAGCCTTCAACATTCCAACAAACATCAAATACACACAACTCAAATTTAATTTGGGAATTGATAGTCTAACCAATGTTTCTGGAGTTTACGGAGGAGATCTTGATCCCACAAAAGGTATGTACTGGACATGGCAAAGCGGCTATATTAATTTTAAATTGGAAGGAACTTGTTCTGTTTGTCCTGGTGCAAAAAAAGAATTTCAATTTCATGTGGGCGGATATCAAGCTCCTTTTAATACTTTGAGGGAACTAACTTTAGAAACAAACCAAAAAAATAATATTGAAATTTTATTGGATCTAAAACAATTTCTTGAAAAGATAAGTTTGTCAAAACAGAATCACATTATGTCACCAAACCGACAAGCTGTTGATTTATCAATCATTATAGCGAACGCCTTTCGAATAAATAAACCATGA